The Deltaproteobacteria bacterium genome includes a region encoding these proteins:
- a CDS encoding ABC transporter permease subunit, with protein sequence MFQRLQPLTLFFALGSLPMVLLVILPLGQLMTQPAVADLWSSLRDEQVLACIGRSLGTSLAAAAVCCLFGTPLAYLLARTNFPGKRIVEGIIDLPIMIPHPVIGIAILSIAGRNHPLGRALSNLGIEIMGTLTGIIVVLTFVGLPFYVNTVKAGIESVPARLEHVSRSLGAGAWSTVRRVVLPLSWRHMVLGILMSTARAISEFGAIVIVAYHPMTAPVLIYERFTAYGLQYSQPVAFWLVVVSLALFVAMRLVIRTPPEARS encoded by the coding sequence ATGTTTCAACGTCTTCAACCGCTGACCCTGTTCTTCGCCCTGGGCAGCCTGCCCATGGTCCTGCTCGTGATCCTGCCCTTGGGCCAACTCATGACCCAGCCCGCGGTTGCCGATCTCTGGAGTTCGCTCCGGGACGAACAGGTCCTGGCCTGCATCGGCCGAAGCCTGGGCACATCTCTGGCCGCGGCCGCAGTCTGCTGTCTCTTCGGCACACCCCTGGCCTATTTGCTGGCCAGGACAAATTTTCCCGGCAAACGGATCGTCGAGGGTATCATCGATCTGCCCATCATGATCCCCCATCCGGTCATCGGCATCGCCATTCTGAGCATCGCCGGCCGGAATCACCCCCTGGGACGGGCTCTCTCCAATTTGGGCATCGAGATCATGGGCACCTTGACCGGCATCATCGTGGTTCTGACCTTTGTCGGCCTGCCCTTCTATGTGAACACGGTCAAGGCCGGAATCGAGTCCGTGCCCGCAAGACTGGAGCACGTCTCGCGCAGCCTGGGGGCCGGGGCCTGGTCCACGGTCAGGCGGGTGGTCCTGCCCCTGTCCTGGCGGCACATGGTCCTTGGTATCCTCATGAGCACGGCCCGGGCCATCAGCGAATTCGGGGCCATTGTCATCGTCGCCTACCATCCCATGACCGCCCCGGTCCTCATCTACGAACGATTCACGGCCTATGGCCTCCAATACTCACAACCCGTGGCCTTCTGGCTGGTTGTGGTCTCCTTGGCCCTGTTCGTGGCCATGCGTCTGGTCATCCGCACCCCGCCCGAGGCCCGGTCATGA
- a CDS encoding ABC transporter ATP-binding protein → MIEVRGIDLCLPGFSLHDIHMSVPEGSFCAVIGPTGAGKSLLLESILGIRRVRSGRILVAGQDVTNLPPERRGLGIVYQDSALFPHLSVRENIAYGLRYGKKTGPVAMERMETLVRRLDLERILDRSCPTLSGGERQRVALARALILSPRVLLLDEPLSALDPRFRDDLQELLTGLHKDLHLTVIMVSHSFAEVLYLADRVAVMRAGRLVRQGPTAEVFDHPGDEATARFLGMKNIFPADVTDRLARVGPLELKLVTKESGPLVGVRPERIVLGPAGTLSGPNVFVGTVFRARYRGLFYDVSLRVSNVSIEAVLGEREMEILGCKTGMTVDVHIPPGSVRVLGPSETTTQNTKE, encoded by the coding sequence ATGATCGAGGTCCGCGGCATCGACCTCTGTCTGCCCGGCTTCTCCCTGCACGACATCCACATGTCCGTTCCCGAGGGTTCCTTCTGCGCCGTGATCGGGCCCACCGGCGCGGGCAAGTCCCTGCTCCTGGAATCCATTCTCGGCATCCGCCGCGTTCGCTCCGGAAGGATTCTTGTCGCCGGTCAGGACGTCACCAATTTGCCGCCCGAGCGCCGAGGTCTGGGCATCGTCTACCAGGACAGCGCCCTGTTCCCGCACCTTTCCGTGCGGGAGAACATCGCCTACGGACTGCGTTACGGTAAAAAAACCGGACCTGTGGCCATGGAACGCATGGAAACCCTCGTTCGACGTCTCGATCTGGAGCGAATTCTGGACCGCTCCTGCCCGACCCTGAGCGGCGGCGAACGCCAACGGGTGGCCCTGGCCCGGGCTCTCATTCTCTCCCCACGAGTGCTGCTCCTGGACGAACCCCTCTCGGCCCTGGATCCACGCTTTCGCGACGACCTCCAGGAACTCCTGACCGGCCTGCACAAAGACCTGCATCTCACCGTGATCATGGTCTCCCATTCCTTTGCCGAAGTCCTTTACCTGGCCGACCGCGTGGCCGTCATGCGTGCGGGTCGTCTTGTTCGACAGGGCCCGACCGCTGAGGTCTTCGACCATCCGGGCGATGAAGCCACGGCCCGCTTCCTGGGCATGAAAAACATTTTCCCGGCCGATGTCACAGACAGACTGGCACGGGTCGGCCCATTGGAATTGAAGCTGGTAACGAAGGAATCCGGCCCTCTTGTCGGGGTCCGGCCAGAACGGATCGTCCTGGGTCCGGCCGGAACGCTGAGCGGCCCGAACGTCTTTGTCGGGACCGTGTTCCGAGCCCGCTACCGGGGGCTCTTCTACGATGTGAGCCTGAGGGTCTCGAATGTCTCAATCGAGGCTGTCTTGGGGGAACGAGAAATGGAAATCCTGGGTTGCAAGACCGGCATGACCGTCGATGTCCATATCCCGCCGGGCTCCGTCCGGGTTCTCGGACCATCGGAAACTACTACCCAAAACACCAAGGAGTAA
- a CDS encoding molybdopterin-guanine dinucleotide biosynthesis protein MobB, which yields MKAISIVGFKKTGKTTLAVELAKALSARGLKVGAAKFAHSVMDRPTADTSRLQEVCSTVVGLDPENTAMFWSGTRFLPDLLPLLRCDVLLVEGGKSLGWLPRVVIAREAKDFEALDNGLALASWGPITRSGLAALDSLESLADLVLERGFALAGLDCGSCGRDDCAGLARDIVAGQAQISDCRAQSENLKITVAGTALTINPFIQGLIRSVLVGILGELKGYTPGDKVRVDMKG from the coding sequence ATGAAAGCCATATCCATCGTCGGATTCAAGAAGACCGGCAAAACCACTCTGGCCGTGGAACTGGCCAAGGCCCTCTCGGCCCGGGGCCTCAAGGTTGGGGCGGCCAAATTCGCCCACAGCGTCATGGACCGTCCAACGGCGGACACGAGCCGCCTCCAGGAAGTCTGCTCCACCGTGGTCGGTCTGGATCCAGAGAATACGGCCATGTTCTGGTCCGGGACCCGCTTCCTGCCGGACCTCCTGCCCCTCCTGCGCTGTGACGTCCTGCTCGTGGAAGGCGGCAAGTCCCTGGGGTGGCTTCCGAGAGTTGTCATCGCCCGGGAGGCCAAGGACTTCGAGGCCCTGGACAACGGTCTGGCCCTGGCCTCCTGGGGGCCAATCACCCGGTCCGGACTCGCGGCCCTGGACTCGTTGGAATCCCTGGCCGACTTGGTTCTCGAACGAGGATTTGCCCTGGCCGGGCTGGACTGCGGCAGTTGCGGCCGGGACGACTGCGCCGGATTGGCTCGGGACATCGTCGCCGGCCAGGCCCAGATTTCGGACTGCCGGGCCCAATCGGAAAATCTAAAAATCACCGTGGCCGGCACGGCCCTAACCATCAACCCCTTCATCCAGGGCCTTATCCGCTCGGTGCTGGTCGGTATCCTGGGCGAACTCAAGGGCTATACGCCCGGAGACAAGGTCCGGGTGGACATGAAGGGCTGA